A DNA window from Deltaproteobacteria bacterium contains the following coding sequences:
- a CDS encoding zinc dependent phospholipase C family protein encodes MVLFLTFSVFFLIPDNAFAWGPITHIDYAANCLQHVSAFTPVVKMLLTKFPNDFLYGALAADITVGKDYVDYVYNCHSWRVGFLILNEAQEDRQRACAYGYLSHLAVDIISHNFFVPYKTILSYPARTIGHVYWEMRFDAKRPKSSWHLAKKLAGMKFPYNDELFQRVLRRTLFSFRTNKRIFNSVLTLHKFRHWKTMMEKVHGISRFRLRDDDIEDYRKLALESVHAFLKDPEHAPCTKVDPTGADKLLYASEMRRELKRLTQKKIIDVEDSEEFLKEVKVALRESIYHPKELPTVSDLL; translated from the coding sequence ATGGTTTTGTTTCTTACTTTTTCTGTTTTTTTTCTCATCCCTGATAATGCATTTGCCTGGGGTCCCATCACCCACATTGACTACGCCGCGAATTGCCTTCAACACGTAAGCGCCTTTACCCCGGTGGTCAAGATGCTTCTCACAAAATTCCCGAATGACTTCCTCTATGGCGCGTTAGCTGCAGATATTACTGTGGGGAAGGACTATGTGGACTATGTCTATAATTGTCACAGCTGGCGTGTTGGGTTTCTGATCCTGAACGAGGCCCAGGAGGACAGGCAACGGGCATGCGCCTATGGGTATCTCTCCCATCTTGCGGTCGATATCATCTCCCATAACTTCTTCGTCCCGTACAAAACGATCTTAAGCTACCCGGCGCGCACGATCGGTCATGTCTATTGGGAGATGCGTTTTGATGCGAAGAGGCCGAAGTCTTCATGGCATCTCGCGAAAAAACTGGCAGGGATGAAGTTTCCTTATAATGATGAACTTTTTCAGAGGGTTTTGAGGAGGACCCTTTTTTCCTTTCGGACAAACAAGCGGATTTTTAACAGTGTGCTGACCCTCCACAAGTTTCGTCATTGGAAGACAATGATGGAAAAGGTGCATGGGATTTCCCGTTTTCGCCTGCGAGATGATGATATCGAAGATTACCGAAAATTAGCCCTCGAATCGGTTCATGCCTTTCTCAAGGATCCGGAGCATGCCCCCTGCACGAAGGTCGATCCAACCGGCGCCGACAAATTGCTTTATGCGAGCGAGATGCGTCGCGAACTCAAACGTCTAACCCAAAAGAAAATTATCGACGTCGAGGATTCGGAGGAGTTCTTAAAAGAGGTGAAGGTGGCGCTTCGCGAATCAATCTACCATCCCAAGGAACTCCCGACCGTCAGTGATTTGCTTTAA
- a CDS encoding uracil-DNA glycosylase: MSEILSQVKAHLRDALDKGIEELPMRSAPKLPAEDQLKKIREEIGDCTRCKLCKGRTHIVFGTGNPHAELMFVGEGPGRDEDLQGEPFVGRAGQLLTKMIEAMGYKRSDVYIANVVKCRPPDNRLPELDEVATCSPFLLQQIEAIQPKIIVTLGNLAAQTLLGTKTGITQLRGKFYELGGIAIMPTYHPAYLLRNPAMKKPCWQDLQMVMSKLR; encoded by the coding sequence ATGAGTGAGATCCTGAGTCAGGTCAAGGCCCACCTCAGGGACGCTCTCGATAAAGGGATCGAGGAGTTGCCGATGCGGTCGGCACCAAAACTCCCAGCGGAAGATCAGCTCAAAAAAATCCGTGAAGAGATTGGCGATTGTACCCGTTGTAAACTTTGCAAAGGGCGAACTCATATTGTCTTCGGTACCGGGAATCCTCATGCCGAATTGATGTTCGTCGGAGAGGGACCAGGTCGGGACGAGGATTTACAAGGTGAACCATTTGTTGGTCGTGCCGGACAACTTCTCACGAAGATGATCGAGGCGATGGGATATAAGCGATCCGATGTCTATATTGCGAATGTCGTAAAATGCCGCCCCCCCGACAACCGGCTGCCCGAACTGGACGAGGTCGCCACCTGTTCTCCGTTTCTACTTCAACAGATTGAGGCGATTCAGCCCAAGATCATCGTGACCTTGGGAAATCTTGCAGCACAAACGTTATTAGGAACAAAGACAGGGATCACGCAATTACGAGGGAAGTTTTATGAGCTTGGCGGGATAGCGATTATGCCGACGTACCACCCTGCTTATCTCTTACGTAATCCCGCAATGAAAAAACCTTGTTGGCAGGATCTGCAGATGGTGATGTCCAAACTCCGTTAA
- a CDS encoding sensor domain-containing diguanylate cyclase — MSSPDLEKINQELEIRIKELALINEFSQLIVSTLELPKLYNILDHFLGEKLGFHEFALLLREGEEEVVVQVARGFADSSKVRGMSFKTGEGVTGLVFQSRQPYYIPDTRLEGRYLYYKGEKSEDGSFLSIPLLFKNEIVGILNFTRSGTGAFAAQEIQFLNTIAVQIAIALINAGLYSKTRELAVRDELTGLHNRRHFREILPLEIKRAERFGQSLSLLMIDIDHFKKYNDTFGHLEGDKRLREFSKLLLTSIRQVDYIARYGGEEFVVVLPNTKKEDAVVVAEKLRRKLASDPQQNLTVSMGIASYPVDATTLEAVLEAADKALYQAKWNGRDQVVVFNGVWTSPSADPANKVFSLRDYVRDKQGGTSA, encoded by the coding sequence ATGAGCTCCCCAGATCTGGAAAAAATTAATCAGGAGCTGGAGATCCGGATCAAGGAGTTGGCCCTCATCAATGAGTTCTCTCAACTGATCGTTTCCACGTTAGAACTCCCCAAACTCTATAATATCCTCGATCACTTTTTGGGTGAAAAGCTTGGTTTTCATGAATTCGCCCTTTTGCTGCGTGAGGGAGAGGAAGAGGTTGTGGTTCAGGTGGCACGCGGTTTTGCCGACAGCTCGAAGGTGCGTGGGATGAGTTTCAAGACAGGAGAAGGGGTGACCGGTCTCGTTTTCCAGAGCCGCCAACCTTATTATATCCCGGATACGCGACTTGAAGGACGCTACCTTTATTATAAGGGGGAGAAGAGCGAGGATGGGTCGTTCCTCTCGATTCCGCTTCTTTTCAAAAACGAAATTGTCGGGATTCTTAATTTTACACGATCAGGGACTGGGGCCTTTGCCGCGCAGGAGATTCAGTTTTTAAATACGATCGCGGTCCAGATCGCCATTGCGCTTATCAATGCTGGTCTTTATTCGAAGACACGTGAATTGGCGGTGCGCGACGAACTGACCGGTCTTCATAATCGCCGGCATTTCAGAGAAATTCTTCCGTTGGAGATCAAGAGGGCCGAGCGTTTTGGGCAATCACTTTCTCTCTTGATGATCGACATTGATCACTTCAAGAAATACAACGACACCTTCGGACATCTGGAGGGGGACAAGAGACTCAGGGAGTTCTCAAAACTCTTACTTACCAGTATCCGGCAGGTGGACTATATCGCCCGCTATGGGGGGGAGGAGTTTGTTGTGGTCCTTCCCAATACCAAAAAAGAAGATGCGGTGGTTGTTGCCGAAAAATTGAGACGAAAACTTGCCTCGGATCCCCAGCAAAATTTGACGGTGAGTATGGGCATCGCTTCCTATCCTGTGGATGCCACGACCTTGGAGGCGGTCCTCGAAGCGGCCGACAAGGCGCTGTATCAGGCGAAATGGAATGGGCGGGATCAGGTTGTTGTCTTTAACGGAGTTTGGACATCACCATCTGCAGATCCTGCCAACAAGGTTTTTTCATTGCGGGATTACGTAAGAGATAAGCAGGGTGGTACGTCGGCATAA
- a CDS encoding SpoIID/LytB domain-containing protein, with protein sequence MPKNLFLVFFLMMSCATTPPASQTSPTIRVAIQKEPLVIKEIPLEAYLMGVLAKEVLPDWPLETLKAQAVASRTYTLYRKEHPRSPEENFDIEVTVQDQVFALQEEYPPLITQAVQETAGQILQYDGKVFAAFYHSTCGGISEPAESVWSGEAPFPVNQIHPDPFCEDSPHSHWSYELDKENEGRIEILKRNETGRVALLDFQSHEVSGNSFREMIGYQKIRSTLFEVEEEKDRILLSGRGSGHGVGLCQWGAKGMGDLGYTYQEILEFYYPGATLKNPPLNPPL encoded by the coding sequence ATGCCAAAAAATCTCTTCCTCGTTTTTTTTCTCATGATGAGCTGCGCCACGACTCCCCCTGCCTCTCAAACAAGTCCGACGATCCGTGTGGCGATTCAGAAAGAACCGCTCGTCATCAAGGAAATTCCTCTCGAGGCCTACCTCATGGGGGTCCTGGCCAAAGAGGTCCTTCCGGACTGGCCATTGGAAACACTCAAGGCACAGGCGGTTGCCAGTCGTACCTATACCCTTTATCGAAAAGAGCATCCTCGCTCACCCGAAGAAAATTTCGATATCGAAGTGACGGTACAAGACCAGGTCTTTGCCCTGCAGGAGGAATACCCTCCGCTCATCACCCAAGCTGTCCAGGAAACGGCGGGGCAAATCTTGCAGTATGACGGAAAGGTTTTTGCTGCCTTTTATCACAGCACCTGCGGTGGGATCAGTGAGCCCGCTGAATCAGTCTGGTCAGGAGAGGCCCCTTTTCCTGTCAATCAGATCCATCCCGATCCTTTTTGTGAAGATTCCCCTCACTCCCATTGGAGCTATGAACTGGATAAGGAGAATGAAGGGAGAATCGAGATACTCAAGAGGAATGAAACGGGACGCGTTGCGCTGCTTGACTTTCAGTCGCATGAGGTCTCGGGCAACAGCTTTCGAGAAATGATCGGGTATCAAAAAATTCGAAGCACCCTCTTCGAAGTGGAAGAAGAGAAAGACCGGATCTTGCTCTCGGGACGTGGCTCCGGACACGGGGTTGGTCTTTGTCAATGGGGGGCGAAGGGGATGGGGGATCTTGGCTACACGTATCAGGAGATTTTGGAATTTTATTATCCGGGAGCTACTTTAAAAAATCCCCCCCTCAATCCCCCTCTTTGA
- a CDS encoding S-adenosylmethionine:tRNA ribosyltransferase-isomerase — protein MQTSLFHYEFPKELVAQHPLPRRDESRMMVVDRRSGQWEHKNFYEISSYLREGDLLVLNNAEADLIELNGRKVPALPPYIKRKKPEDFTEQDYQRYRTVYAKIPGSKAAPTAGFHFTTEILDQLKTKGVQTQTLTLHVSYDTYKPIRSERIEDHPMHGEEFVIPEETADAVRQAKKEKRRVVAVGTTVVRALESSTSPTTLFIQPGFQFQIVDALLTNFHRPRSTVLVMVSAFADRELILSAYEEAIRERYRLFSYGDCMLII, from the coding sequence ATGCAAACCTCTCTGTTTCATTACGAATTCCCCAAAGAGTTGGTCGCCCAACACCCGCTGCCACGTCGTGACGAGTCACGCATGATGGTGGTCGATCGAAGAAGTGGCCAATGGGAACATAAAAATTTTTATGAGATCTCTTCTTATCTGAGGGAAGGAGATCTCCTTGTCCTCAATAATGCCGAGGCGGATCTCATTGAATTGAATGGTCGCAAGGTTCCTGCTCTGCCACCTTATATAAAGAGAAAGAAGCCGGAGGATTTCACCGAACAGGATTATCAGAGGTATCGAACCGTCTATGCAAAAATCCCGGGCTCCAAGGCAGCTCCAACCGCCGGGTTTCATTTCACGACGGAAATTCTTGATCAGTTAAAAACCAAAGGAGTTCAGACACAGACACTGACCCTCCATGTCAGTTATGACACCTACAAACCGATCCGGTCGGAACGGATCGAAGACCATCCGATGCATGGGGAGGAGTTTGTCATTCCTGAAGAGACAGCAGATGCCGTTAGACAGGCCAAAAAAGAGAAGCGAAGGGTCGTGGCGGTAGGGACAACCGTCGTACGTGCCTTGGAATCGTCAACATCCCCGACAACACTATTTATTCAACCCGGTTTCCAATTCCAGATCGTCGACGCCCTTCTGACGAACTTTCACCGCCCCCGCTCGACAGTCCTCGTGATGGTCTCGGCATTTGCGGATCGGGAATTGATCCTGTCCGCCTATGAAGAGGCAATCAGAGAGCGTTATCGGTTATTTTCGTATGGGGATTGTATGTTGATCATTTAA
- a CDS encoding 4-hydroxy-3-methylbut-2-enyl diphosphate reductase, with product MEEAHQLIRKSFGLKQVVQKDLIRDYHSDIVSRIVEGGNVYSAKGVTFHLAGSFGFCYGVDRAVDLAYETRKRFPDRRIFLTAQIIHNPRVNKNLSEMGIQFLEDYSRVQKEDVVVLPAFGATASQIQTLQEKGSVLVDTTCGSVLNVWKRVESYATEGFTAVIHGKYYHEETQATSSRVLAYPQGRYLIVLDMEETEFLCHYIQQGGDPEEFLAKFRKQVSPGFNPEVDLKKVGVANQTTMLMSESLAISERIKQALAVRYGEDHLSQHFRNFDTICSATEDRQNAMKDLIQKDLDLMLVIGGYNSSNTNQLAKIAASRAKTYHIEDKDCLISATEIRHKPVGKFEASVEENWLPPGKIQIGITSGASTPNQVMGDVIERVLSFR from the coding sequence ATGGAAGAAGCTCATCAACTGATCCGAAAAAGTTTTGGCCTCAAGCAGGTGGTCCAAAAGGATCTGATTCGTGATTATCACAGTGATATTGTCTCGAGGATTGTTGAGGGGGGGAATGTTTATTCGGCAAAGGGGGTCACGTTTCATCTCGCTGGTTCCTTCGGGTTTTGCTACGGCGTGGATCGGGCGGTTGATCTTGCCTATGAGACCCGAAAGCGATTCCCCGACCGGAGAATTTTTCTTACGGCACAGATTATCCATAACCCCCGCGTAAACAAGAATCTGAGCGAAATGGGGATTCAATTCCTGGAGGATTATTCGCGGGTTCAGAAAGAGGATGTGGTGGTTCTCCCTGCCTTCGGGGCGACGGCGAGTCAGATTCAGACACTTCAGGAAAAAGGTTCTGTCCTCGTAGATACCACTTGTGGTTCAGTCTTGAATGTCTGGAAGCGGGTCGAAAGCTATGCGACAGAAGGTTTTACCGCTGTGATTCATGGGAAGTATTATCATGAAGAGACCCAGGCGACGAGCTCTCGGGTCTTGGCATATCCCCAAGGACGCTATCTGATTGTGCTAGATATGGAGGAGACGGAGTTTCTCTGCCATTATATCCAACAAGGTGGAGATCCCGAGGAATTTTTGGCCAAATTCAGGAAACAGGTTTCACCCGGTTTCAATCCAGAAGTAGATCTCAAGAAAGTTGGTGTTGCCAATCAGACAACGATGCTCATGAGTGAATCGTTGGCGATTTCCGAGAGGATCAAACAGGCGCTCGCAGTAAGGTATGGAGAGGATCATCTGAGCCAGCACTTTCGGAATTTTGATACGATCTGCAGTGCGACTGAGGACCGACAGAATGCGATGAAGGATTTGATCCAGAAAGATCTCGATCTGATGCTCGTGATCGGAGGGTATAACTCAAGCAATACGAATCAATTGGCCAAAATCGCCGCCTCCCGTGCGAAAACCTATCATATTGAAGACAAGGATTGTCTGATCTCGGCAACAGAAATTCGTCACAAGCCGGTTGGAAAATTTGAGGCTTCTGTCGAAGAAAACTGGCTTCCTCCCGGTAAGATCCAGATTGGAATCACCTCTGGCGCCTCGACACCGAATCAGGTGATGGGGGATGTCATCGAGCGTGTGTTGTCGTTCCGCTAA
- a CDS encoding tetratricopeptide repeat protein, which produces MKKLILVLIGLAVVSGGYLFFLRKPSRLLPSFTAKDAADKTEQASRFLREKGEEGLKQKQYLPLIRVYENLLVKYPDNNDLKKKLADLYDRTGQHEKAETLLKQKAPPP; this is translated from the coding sequence ATGAAAAAACTGATTCTTGTTTTGATAGGACTCGCGGTGGTCTCTGGAGGCTACCTCTTTTTTTTACGCAAACCTTCTCGACTGCTTCCCTCTTTTACAGCGAAGGATGCGGCGGACAAGACAGAGCAGGCGTCCCGTTTTCTTCGTGAAAAGGGGGAGGAGGGGTTGAAGCAGAAGCAGTATCTTCCCCTGATAAGGGTTTATGAGAATCTCCTGGTCAAATATCCTGACAACAATGATCTAAAGAAAAAGCTGGCAGATCTCTATGATCGAACGGGCCAGCATGAGAAGGCGGAGACTTTATTAAAGCAAAAGGCCCCGCCTCCTTGA
- the tgt gene encoding tRNA guanosine(34) transglycosylase Tgt has translation MIRPRITQIETPHGSFSTPIFMPVGTVGSVKAVSSDELEFLGAEIILGNTYHLMLRPGHELIRNLGGLHKFISWERPILTDSGGYQVFSLSKIRKLKEDGVEFQSHIDGERHFLTPEKAIEIQRALGSDIMMVLDECPPYPVSESEARRSMEVTLSWAKRSVLLGSAGDDPLLFAIIQGSTYKSLRKECLERLLEIGNFNGFAIGGLSVGEPKELLCEMAKETAALIPEEYPRYAMGIGLPEDLVEMIGYGIDMFDCVVPTRNGRNGQLFTSSGDVQIRQTRYKDDPRPIDENCSCPVCKRYSRAYLRHLHLAKEILSARLNTIHNLYYYLSLIREIREAIRKGNYEEYRRNFYHKRSRAGE, from the coding sequence ATGATTAGACCTCGAATAACCCAGATCGAGACACCTCACGGCTCTTTTTCCACACCGATCTTCATGCCTGTCGGAACTGTCGGCAGCGTGAAGGCAGTCTCGTCCGATGAACTTGAATTTTTAGGGGCTGAGATCATCCTGGGGAACACCTATCATCTGATGCTCCGGCCGGGTCATGAACTGATCCGTAATCTGGGTGGCCTCCACAAGTTCATCAGCTGGGAAAGACCAATTTTGACTGATTCCGGTGGTTATCAGGTCTTCAGCCTCTCCAAGATCCGAAAGCTCAAAGAGGACGGCGTCGAGTTTCAATCCCATATCGATGGAGAGAGACACTTCCTGACACCCGAGAAGGCGATCGAGATCCAGCGGGCGCTCGGTTCCGATATCATGATGGTCCTCGATGAGTGCCCCCCCTACCCTGTCTCGGAATCCGAGGCGAGGCGGTCGATGGAGGTAACGCTTAGTTGGGCAAAACGATCGGTTCTGCTGGGGTCGGCGGGTGACGACCCCCTACTTTTCGCCATCATCCAAGGCAGCACGTACAAAAGCTTGCGAAAGGAATGTCTCGAAAGACTGCTTGAAATAGGTAACTTCAATGGCTTCGCCATCGGCGGCCTCTCCGTCGGAGAACCAAAAGAATTGCTCTGTGAAATGGCGAAGGAGACCGCCGCCCTCATCCCGGAAGAGTATCCACGCTATGCGATGGGAATCGGACTCCCGGAAGACCTCGTAGAGATGATCGGTTACGGGATCGATATGTTTGACTGCGTTGTCCCGACACGAAACGGCAGAAACGGCCAGCTTTTCACCTCCAGCGGTGATGTTCAGATTCGACAGACACGGTACAAGGATGATCCACGACCGATCGATGAAAATTGTTCTTGCCCGGTTTGCAAGAGATATAGTAGGGCCTACCTCCGACATCTGCACCTTGCCAAAGAGATTCTCTCGGCAAGGTTGAACACGATTCATAACCTTTACTACTACTTGTCGCTGATCCGAGAAATTCGGGAGGCGATCCGAAAGGGAAACTATGAAGAATATCGGAGAAATTTTTATCACAAACGCTCTCGCGCAGGAGAGTAG
- the yajC gene encoding preprotein translocase subunit YajC, giving the protein MKNIGEIFITNALAQESSPAQKPQSPGGPFGMFLPMILVFVIFYFLMIRPQAKQRKKHQSMIQGLKKGDEVVTSAGIHGRVTAVADNIATVEIAENVRIKVDKFQVSQVKNQPSPTA; this is encoded by the coding sequence ATGAAGAATATCGGAGAAATTTTTATCACAAACGCTCTCGCGCAGGAGAGTAGTCCCGCTCAGAAGCCGCAATCACCCGGAGGGCCTTTTGGAATGTTCCTCCCGATGATCCTGGTCTTCGTCATCTTCTACTTCCTCATGATCCGACCACAGGCGAAGCAGAGGAAAAAACATCAGTCGATGATCCAGGGGCTCAAAAAAGGGGATGAGGTGGTCACCTCCGCAGGGATTCATGGTCGTGTTACAGCTGTAGCCGATAATATCGCGACAGTCGAGATTGCGGAAAATGTCAGGATTAAGGTTGATAAATTTCAGGTGTCCCAGGTCAAAAATCAGCCATCACCAACTGCCTAG